Proteins found in one Panicum hallii strain FIL2 chromosome 4, PHallii_v3.1, whole genome shotgun sequence genomic segment:
- the LOC112890150 gene encoding uncharacterized protein LOC112890150: MGVELDLSELAVLRPIQTSAGSGGAATARRGNDDLDAADTGCVTPTAVSSLLPRQVGFGVGVGIDVVESVFSTPTSSPCLLRPATVCPPAPRKPARSPAAAAAKRKRCCDRPGLQRPFFPVPQDLSTVFVPRGPADRSPPPRAAKKIRRLFVVG, from the coding sequence ATGGGCGTCGAGCTCGACCTCTCTGAGTTGGCTGTGCTCCGGCCGATCCAGACCTCAGCGGGCAGCGGGGGCGCCGCAACGGCTCGGCGTGGCAACGACGACCTGGACGCCGCCGACACAGGCTGCGTCACGCCGACGGCCGTGAGCTCCCTGTTGCCGCGGCAAGTAGGCTTTGGCGTGGGCGTCGGCATCGACGTCGTCGAGTCCGTCTTCAGCACGCCGACATCGTCCCCGTGCTTGCTGCGGCCGGCCACGGTGTGCCCTCCGGCGCCGCGGAAGCCGGCGAGGTcgcccgccgcggccgccgccaagAGGAAGCGCTGCTGTGACCGCCCCGGGCTGCAGCGGCCCTTCTTCCCCGTGCCGCAGGACCTCTCCACGGTGTTCGTGCCGCGCGGCCCCGCGGACaggtcgccgccgccccgggcggCCAAGAAGATCCGCCGCCTGTTCGTCGTGGGGTGA
- the LOC112888766 gene encoding transmembrane protein 230-like isoform X1: MAYVDHAFSITDDDDLVGGAVGGPRGAPVKEIAFAAALLAFGVLGVVAGSYMAAHQVGGDSAHGIFFAVLGVVMFIPGFYYTRIAYYAYKGYKGFSFSNIPPM, encoded by the exons ATGGCGTACGTGGACCACGCCTTCTCCAtcaccgacgacgacgacctggTCGGCGGCGCGGTCGGGGGCCCGCGGGGCGCGCCCGTCAAGGAGATCGCGTTCGCCGCGGCGCTCCTCGCGTTCGGCGTCCTCGGCGTCGTCGCGGGATCCTACATGGCCGCGCACCAAGTCGGCGGCGACAGCGCCCACG GCATTTTCTTTGCAGTTTTGGGTGTGGTAATGTTCATCCCAGGGTTCTACTACACAAGAATAGCATACTATGCTTACAAAGGGTACAAGGGCTTCTCCTTTTCGAACATACCTCCTATGTGA
- the LOC112888766 gene encoding uncharacterized protein LOC112888766 isoform X2: MAYVDHAFSITDDDDLVGGAVGGPRGAPVKEIAFAAALLAFGVLGVVAGSYMAAHQVGGDSAHERLFETLRSRQITSNQGSYQGPMTVFGN, encoded by the exons ATGGCGTACGTGGACCACGCCTTCTCCAtcaccgacgacgacgacctggTCGGCGGCGCGGTCGGGGGCCCGCGGGGCGCGCCCGTCAAGGAGATCGCGTTCGCCGCGGCGCTCCTCGCGTTCGGCGTCCTCGGCGTCGTCGCGGGATCCTACATGGCCGCGCACCAAGTCGGCGGCGACAGCGCCCACG AGAGATTGTTTGAGACTTTGAGGAGCCGTCAGATAACTAGCAACCAAGGAAGTTATCAAGGGCCAATGACAGTGTTTGGCAACTAG
- the LOC112888764 gene encoding 4-hydroxy-tetrahydrodipicolinate synthase, chloroplastic, producing MISPPMPTHLLPTRTISPPSNGCAATASPSSPLIAAWPRRFPSGLHSVAGRGKFSLAAITLDDYLPMRSTEVKNRTSTGDITSLRLITAVKTPYLPDGRFDLEAYDSLINMQIEGGAEGVIVGGTTGEGHLMSWDEHIMLIGHTVNCFGTRIKVIGNTGSNSTREAVHATEQGFAVGMHAALHINPYYGKTSTDGMISHFEAVLPMGPTIIYNVPSRTAQDIPPEVIMAISGYPTNMAGVKECVGHERVKHYTDKGIAVWSGNDDECHDSRWQYGATGVISVASNLVPGLMHSLMYEGENATLNGKLLPLMKWLFCQPNPIALNTALAQLGVARPVFRLPYVPLPLEKRIEFVRIVEAIGRENFVGQKEVRILDDDDIVLISRY from the exons atgATTTCGCCGCCGATGCCAACGCATCTCCTCCCGACGCGGACGATCTCCCCTCCCTCAAATGGCTGCGCAGCGACAGCGAGCCCCTCTTCTCCCTTGATCGCTGCATGGCCGCGGCGATTCCCTTCTGGGCTTCATTCTGT GGCTGGCAGAGGGAAGTTTTCATTGGCAGCTATCACTCTAGATGATTATCTTCCAATGCGAAGCACTGAAGTGAAGAACCG GACATCAACAGGTGACATCACAAGTCTCAGACTAATCACCGCGGTCAAAACCCCCTATTTGCCAGATGGAAGGTTCGATCTTGAAGCATATGATTCTCTCATAAACATGCAGATAGAGGGTGGTGCTGAAGGTGTAATTGTTGGGGGAACAACAGGAGAGGGTCACCTTATGAGCTGGGATGAACATATCATGCTCATTGGGCATACCGTAAACTGCTTTGGCACTAGAATTAAAGTGATCGGCAACACAGGAAGTAACTCAACCAGAGAGGCTGTTCATGCAACAGAGCAGGGATTTGCTGTTGGCATGCATGCAGCTCTCCACATCAATCCTTACTACGGAAAGACCTCAACTGATGGCATGATATCTCATTTTGAGGCCGTCCTCCCAATGGGCCCGACAATCATCTACAATGTGCCATCCAGGACTGCCCAGGATATCCCCCCTGAAGTTATCATGGCAATTTCAGGCTATCCAACAAACATGGCAGGTGTCAAGGAATGTGTTGGGCATGAGAGGGTTAAGCACTACACGGACAAAGGTATAGCAGTATGGAGTGGTAATGACGACGAATGCCATGATTCTAGGTGGCAATATGGTGCTACTGGAGTCATTTCTGTTGCAAGTAACCTTGTTCCTGGGCTCATGCACAGCCTCATGTACGAAGGCGAGAACGCGACACTAAATGGGAAGCTTTTGCCTCTGATGAAATGGTTGTTCTGCCAGCCAAATCCAATTGCTCTCAACACTGCTCTGGCTCAGCTTGGGGTGGCAAGGCCTGTCTTCAGATTGCCATATGTTCCCCTTCCTCTTGAAAAGAGGATTGAGTTTGTCCGGATTGTTGAGGCTATTGGAAGGGAGAACTTTGTGGGACAGAAAGAGGTGCGGATTCTCGATGATGATGATATCGTGTTGATCAGTAGGTACTAG
- the LOC112888765 gene encoding glutaredoxin-C8-like encodes MVALLGRRIGVAAAAAAAAFIALAAFGSASPSPKSFVKSTVSAHDVVIFSKSYCPYCRKAKAVFKELQLKKEPYVVELDHREDGSEIQDALSEIVGRRTVPQVFVHGKHLGGSDDTVEAYESGKLAKLLNIGVKDDL; translated from the exons ATGGTGGCGTTGCTGGGCCGGCGGatcggggtggcggcggcggcggccgccgccgcgttcATCGCCCTCGCGGCGTTCGGATCCGCCTCGCCCTCGCCCAAGTCCTTCGTGAAATCCACCGTCTCGGCCCACGACGTCGTCATCTTCTCCAAGTCATACTGCCC GTATTGTAGAAAAGCAAAGGCCGTATTTAAGGAGCTTCAGTTAAAGAAAGAGCCCTATGTTGTGGAGCTTGATCATCGAG AGGATGGTTCGGAGATTCAGGATGCCTTATCTGAGATAGTTGGCAGGCGTACTGTTCCTCAAGTTTTTGTCCATGGAAAGCATCTGGGGGGCTCTGATG ATACTGTTGAGGCTTACGAAAGTGGAAAGTTGGCCAAACTCTTGAACATTGGAGTCAAGGACGATCTTTAA